One segment of Streptomyces sp. NBC_01463 DNA contains the following:
- a CDS encoding ABC transporter ATP-binding protein/permease, producing MKTPDTQPPRRGAAILRTALRRNVGAMVWGTVLMGLYQAGETSFPIALGLIVEYTLQDRSPGSLGLAIGALAVIITTVSLSWRFGMRVLQKANTTEAHRWRVQVAECGLQPVDRDVDLKSGEVLTIATEDADSTADIIEVVPLLISSLVAVLVAAVALGLADIRLGLLVIVGTVVILSILSVMSKRIGASTQEQQARVARAGAKVADLISGLRPLHGFGGNHAAFVSYRKVSTEAKQQAVTVARVNGVYAGAALALNAVLAAAVTLTAGWLAFDGQISIGALVMAVGLAQFIMEPLKMFSEMPKYVMMARASAERMALVLAAPPVTTPGPERPSAGGDLEIDGVRYGALAGLKMRVAAGEFVAVAAYQPRAAADFASILAVNVPPDDYEGAVRIGGQELAGLSVEAVRELMLVNPYDAEIFAGTLRTNIDPSGTSRMLPEAVEASMLTDVVALHREGLDHGVRDRGANLSGGQRQRLSLARALAADSDVLVLHDPTTAVDAVTEQLIARNIAKVRRGRTTVVFTSSPAVLDAADRVLVLADGVIAAEDTHRNLLATDEAYCLAVAR from the coding sequence ATGAAAACTCCTGACACCCAGCCGCCCCGCCGGGGCGCCGCCATCCTGCGGACCGCGCTGCGCCGCAACGTCGGCGCGATGGTCTGGGGCACCGTCCTCATGGGCCTGTACCAGGCGGGCGAGACCTCGTTCCCGATCGCGCTCGGCCTGATCGTCGAGTACACGCTGCAGGACCGGAGCCCCGGTTCGCTGGGGCTCGCGATCGGCGCGCTGGCGGTGATCATCACCACCGTGTCGCTGTCGTGGCGGTTCGGGATGCGGGTGCTGCAGAAGGCCAACACGACCGAGGCGCACCGCTGGCGGGTGCAGGTCGCGGAGTGCGGACTCCAGCCCGTGGACCGGGACGTCGATCTGAAGTCGGGCGAGGTGCTGACCATCGCCACCGAGGACGCCGACTCGACCGCGGACATCATCGAGGTGGTCCCGCTGCTGATCAGCTCGCTGGTCGCGGTGCTGGTCGCGGCGGTCGCGCTGGGCCTGGCGGACATCCGGCTGGGGCTGCTGGTGATCGTCGGAACCGTCGTGATCCTGTCGATCCTGAGCGTGATGTCCAAGCGGATCGGCGCCAGTACCCAGGAGCAGCAGGCCCGCGTGGCCCGGGCGGGCGCCAAGGTCGCCGACCTGATCTCCGGCCTGCGCCCGTTGCACGGCTTCGGCGGGAACCACGCGGCGTTCGTGTCCTACCGCAAGGTCAGCACGGAGGCGAAGCAGCAGGCGGTCACCGTCGCCCGGGTGAACGGTGTGTACGCCGGCGCCGCACTGGCCCTGAACGCGGTCCTCGCCGCCGCCGTGACGCTGACCGCGGGCTGGCTGGCCTTCGACGGCCAGATCTCCATCGGCGCCCTCGTGATGGCCGTGGGGCTCGCGCAGTTCATCATGGAACCGCTCAAGATGTTCTCGGAGATGCCGAAGTACGTGATGATGGCGCGCGCGTCGGCCGAGCGGATGGCGCTGGTCCTCGCGGCGCCGCCGGTGACGACGCCCGGACCGGAACGCCCGTCGGCGGGCGGGGACCTGGAGATCGACGGTGTCCGGTACGGGGCGCTGGCCGGGCTCAAGATGCGGGTCGCAGCAGGGGAGTTCGTGGCGGTCGCGGCCTACCAGCCGCGTGCGGCGGCCGACTTCGCGTCGATCCTCGCGGTGAACGTCCCGCCGGACGACTACGAGGGCGCGGTACGGATCGGCGGGCAGGAGCTCGCCGGGCTGTCGGTCGAGGCGGTCCGCGAGCTCATGCTGGTGAACCCGTACGACGCGGAGATCTTCGCCGGCACCCTCCGTACGAACATCGACCCGTCCGGGACCAGCCGGATGCTTCCGGAGGCCGTCGAGGCGTCCATGCTGACCGATGTCGTCGCCCTGCACCGCGAAGGGCTCGACCACGGCGTCCGCGACCGCGGGGCCAACCTGTCGGGCGGGCAGCGTCAACGGCTCTCCCTGGCCCGCGCCCTGGCCGCCGACTCCGACGTCCTGGTGCTGCACGACCCGACCACGGCCGTCGACGCGGTCACCGAGCAGCTCATCGCGCGCAACATCGCGAAGGTGCGCCGGGGCCGGACCACCGTGGTGTTCACCAGCAGCCCGGCCGTCCTGGACGCGGCCGACCGGGTCCTCGTCCTGGCCGACGGGGTCATCGCGGCCGAGGACACCCATCGCAACCTGCTGGCCACCGACGAGGCGTACTGCCTCGCGGTGGCCCGCTGA
- a CDS encoding alpha/beta hydrolase-fold protein, whose product MPPAATENAFAAFGLPGAPGSDEFWAAARTPASVPADDGGWVTLFLWRGSPATLGFESWSPEIPLHRWDRTDCWYAEVPMPERLRVTYQFLVDGTAYADPFNPAGAGLDRSIAATPDAPDQPHWPLVGADDVLPVPDTRLRWASERLGGRRTVRVHPVGGGGPVVLLLDGDDWLYLHPATAAFDSAVAAGDLPPVTLVFLPAKDRAGEFTCRPALWEAVRDELLPLVAESGVPADPDRLVVAGQSLGGLSALYAALEFPELVSRVACQSGSFWWSPGVGDLPDPFAGPTGGTVAARLRERPDLSGLRIAFDVGEHETRMLPHCEPVEALTEQAGATVRISRSAAGHDRAGWRHPLLRDVAWALG is encoded by the coding sequence ATGCCCCCGGCCGCTACCGAGAACGCCTTCGCCGCGTTCGGCCTGCCCGGCGCACCCGGGTCCGACGAGTTCTGGGCGGCGGCGCGGACACCCGCGTCGGTGCCGGCCGACGACGGCGGCTGGGTGACCCTGTTTCTCTGGCGCGGCTCCCCCGCGACCCTCGGCTTCGAGAGCTGGTCGCCGGAGATCCCTCTGCACCGATGGGACCGCACCGACTGCTGGTACGCGGAGGTGCCCATGCCCGAACGGCTGCGGGTGACCTACCAGTTCCTCGTGGACGGCACGGCGTACGCCGACCCGTTCAACCCGGCCGGCGCAGGCCTGGACCGCTCCATCGCCGCGACCCCGGACGCGCCCGACCAGCCGCACTGGCCCCTGGTCGGTGCCGACGACGTGCTGCCCGTGCCGGACACCCGGCTGCGCTGGGCCAGTGAACGGCTCGGCGGGCGGCGCACCGTGCGCGTCCACCCGGTGGGCGGCGGCGGACCCGTGGTACTGCTGCTCGACGGGGACGACTGGCTGTACCTGCACCCGGCGACGGCCGCCTTCGACTCGGCCGTGGCGGCCGGCGACCTGCCCCCCGTCACGCTCGTCTTCCTGCCGGCCAAGGACCGGGCGGGCGAGTTCACGTGCCGCCCCGCGCTGTGGGAGGCGGTCCGGGACGAACTGCTGCCCCTGGTGGCGGAGTCCGGTGTGCCCGCCGACCCGGACCGGCTGGTGGTCGCCGGGCAGAGCCTGGGCGGTCTGAGCGCGCTGTACGCGGCGCTGGAGTTCCCGGAGCTGGTCTCGCGCGTCGCCTGCCAGTCGGGGTCGTTCTGGTGGAGCCCCGGCGTGGGCGACCTGCCGGACCCCTTCGCCGGCCCGACGGGCGGCACCGTCGCCGCACGGCTGCGGGAGCGCCCCGACCTGTCCGGTCTGCGGATCGCGTTCGACGTGGGGGAACACGAGACCCGGATGCTCCCCCACTGCGAGCCGGTCGAGGCCCTGACCGAGCAGGCCGGGGCGACGGTCCGGATCTCCCGGTCGGCCGCCGGCCACGACCGCGCCGGCTGGCGGCACCCGCTGCTCAGGGATGTCGCCTGGGCCCTGGGTTAA
- a CDS encoding MbtH family protein — protein sequence MSTNPFDDPEGRFLVLVNGEGQHSLWPSFAEVPGGWTVAFEENTREACLDFVEANWTDLRPRSLAASMDG from the coding sequence ATGAGCACCAACCCGTTCGACGATCCCGAAGGCCGGTTCCTGGTCCTGGTGAACGGTGAGGGCCAGCACTCGCTGTGGCCGTCCTTCGCGGAGGTGCCCGGAGGCTGGACCGTCGCCTTCGAGGAGAACACCCGGGAGGCGTGCCTGGACTTCGTCGAGGCCAACTGGACGGACCTGCGGCCGCGTTCCCTCGCCGCGTCCATGGACGGCTGA
- a CDS encoding GNAT family N-acetyltransferase, whose protein sequence is MTTATPRPALDLPALRVPASSVRFGRAEDAAELAALSRPFVRSGALRERPVPLYAARAADFVVAVGPGGAIEGCVGLSVYPAGPAAGGVPAGVLYNFCVAGHWQGRGVGAVLLRTALTRARTRSLGALFTATTGGGRLFQRYGFTPAAARLAPRAWADSLDPRRDARILARAV, encoded by the coding sequence TTGACCACGGCCACGCCGAGGCCCGCCCTCGATCTGCCCGCACTCCGCGTGCCTGCCTCCTCCGTGCGCTTCGGCCGCGCGGAGGACGCCGCCGAACTCGCCGCCCTGTCCCGGCCCTTCGTGCGCTCGGGGGCGCTGCGGGAGCGGCCGGTCCCGCTCTACGCCGCCCGTGCGGCCGACTTCGTGGTGGCCGTGGGCCCCGGAGGGGCGATCGAGGGATGCGTGGGGCTGAGCGTGTACCCGGCCGGTCCGGCGGCGGGCGGTGTGCCCGCGGGTGTGCTGTACAACTTCTGTGTGGCCGGGCACTGGCAGGGACGCGGTGTGGGCGCGGTGCTGCTGCGTACCGCGCTGACGCGGGCGCGCACCCGGTCCCTCGGTGCGCTGTTCACCGCGACGACCGGCGGCGGAAGGCTGTTCCAGCGCTACGGATTCACTCCCGCGGCTGCCCGGCTGGCGCCCCGGGCCTGGGCGGATTCACTGGATCCGCGGCGCGACGCACGCATCCTCGCGAGGGCCGTGTGA
- the argB gene encoding acetylglutamate kinase, with protein sequence MRPVVVKFGGNAMVDAGLQRLFAQDVVELWHAGLRPVVVHGGGPQISAMLDRLGLETRFEAGLRVTTPETMDVVRMVLSGRVQRELVGQINAHGPFAVGMTGEDAHTMTAVRRQAHVDGRPVDIGLVGDIVDVNPAMVRTLLAQGHIPVVSPVARGDDGQVYNVNADLAASALAVALDAERLVMLTDVAGLYADWPHSTDVIERLTADELDELLPRLASGMLPKMEGCLRAVRGGVPRAQVLDGRVPHAVLRGTLGENSPGTAVVPGVAVAPGAGQDRDLSTV encoded by the coding sequence ATGAGACCGGTCGTCGTCAAGTTCGGCGGCAACGCCATGGTGGACGCGGGCCTGCAACGGCTCTTCGCCCAGGACGTCGTGGAGTTGTGGCACGCGGGCCTGCGGCCGGTCGTCGTGCACGGGGGCGGGCCGCAGATCAGCGCGATGCTCGACCGCCTCGGGCTGGAGACCCGCTTCGAGGCGGGCCTGCGGGTGACCACGCCCGAGACCATGGACGTGGTGCGCATGGTGCTGTCCGGCCGCGTCCAGCGGGAGCTGGTCGGCCAGATCAACGCCCATGGGCCGTTCGCCGTCGGTATGACCGGCGAGGACGCGCACACGATGACGGCGGTGCGCAGACAGGCCCATGTGGACGGCCGCCCGGTGGACATCGGCCTCGTCGGGGACATCGTGGACGTGAATCCGGCCATGGTGCGCACCCTTTTGGCACAGGGGCACATCCCGGTGGTCTCCCCCGTCGCCCGCGGCGACGACGGACAGGTCTACAACGTCAACGCGGACCTCGCGGCATCGGCCCTGGCCGTGGCGCTCGACGCGGAACGGCTGGTCATGCTCACCGACGTGGCGGGGCTGTACGCGGACTGGCCGCACAGCACCGACGTGATCGAGCGCCTGACGGCCGACGAACTGGACGAGCTGCTGCCACGGTTGGCGAGCGGGATGCTGCCGAAGATGGAGGGCTGCCTGCGGGCCGTGCGCGGCGGTGTGCCCAGGGCGCAGGTGCTCGACGGCCGGGTGCCGCACGCGGTGCTGCGCGGCACGCTCGGCGAGAACAGCCCCGGCACCGCGGTGGTTCCGGGCGTCGCCGTCGCGCCCGGCGCCGGTCAGGACCGCGACCTGAGCACCGTGTGA
- a CDS encoding SgcJ/EcaC family oxidoreductase, whose amino-acid sequence MNTETTATEATATETADTETADIKAIELVVSTVERAQRTKDVEGFLALFHPDALWTTAHGKVLIGFDAIAEFTRAVLPAASWDGEVTYEAAHTQFLRPDVAAVKVRQVYHAPEGASEGSPLYVMTKQDDGRWLLHAGQNTEVRAE is encoded by the coding sequence ATGAACACCGAAACCACAGCCACCGAAGCCACAGCCACCGAAACCGCGGACACCGAAACCGCGGACATCAAGGCCATCGAACTGGTCGTCAGCACGGTCGAAAGGGCCCAGCGCACCAAGGATGTCGAGGGGTTCCTCGCACTCTTCCACCCCGACGCCCTCTGGACGACGGCCCACGGCAAGGTCCTGATCGGCTTCGACGCGATCGCCGAGTTCACCCGCGCCGTGCTGCCCGCGGCGAGCTGGGACGGAGAGGTCACCTACGAGGCCGCGCACACGCAGTTCCTGCGCCCCGATGTGGCGGCCGTCAAGGTCCGGCAGGTCTACCACGCACCGGAGGGCGCCTCGGAGGGCTCTCCGCTCTACGTCATGACGAAGCAGGACGACGGGCGCTGGCTCCTGCACGCCGGCCAGAACACCGAAGTGCGGGCCGAGTAG
- a CDS encoding FdhF/YdeP family oxidoreductase has translation MVEGLRNLSANGDGRQPREPEVGPTPDEEPKFRPYHHPAAGWGAARSVTQFLVRERALVDGPRAIMRMNHENGGFDCPGCAWPDDTKGLHLDICENGIKHVTWEMTRKRVGREFFAAHSVTELAGWSDFELENQGRLTEPMVYDPESDHYVPVSWKDAFELVGTALRTLDHPDQAAFYTSGRLGNEATFLYQLMARELGTNNLPDCSNMCHEASGRALTASLGTGKGTVDLKDWESADALFILGVNAASNAPRMLTALAEAHRRGASIVHVNPLVEAAATRTIVPHDFVDMALFKPTRTSTLNLQVRIGGDMALLRGMAKAILEQSATDPKALDQEFIDRHTSGFGEYRTRCEATPWEEIETQSGLSRADILEAARVYREADRSIVSWCLGLTQHEHGVDTVREIVNLLLLRGNLGREGAGPSPVRGHSNVQGNRTCGIDHRPTDAFLDRLAEACDIEPPRRHGLDTVRTIRAMHSGDVKVFVAMGGNFALAAPDTPYTYEALRACDLTVQVSTKLNRSHIVHGSRALILPCLGRTEKDHQRKGIQSTSVEDSMSMVHLSVGMKRPASPHLLSEPAVVAGMARAALPDSATPWQWYVEDYDRIRDTMARALDGFEDFNRRVRLPLGFRIKQPARELVFLTPSGRAEFSAAALPDIVPEAGTLALGTMRSHDQWNTTIYSDNDRYRGIKNLRTLVFMNRADMRERGIADLGPVDITSIAKDGGRRSLNGYTAIPYDIPRGCAAGYMPEMNVLCALGDYSTQSDQPIMKHVKVTIGPAA, from the coding sequence ATGGTGGAAGGGCTGAGGAACTTGAGCGCGAACGGTGACGGCCGGCAGCCCCGGGAGCCCGAAGTGGGGCCCACCCCGGACGAGGAGCCGAAGTTTCGCCCCTACCACCACCCCGCGGCCGGCTGGGGGGCGGCCAGGAGCGTGACCCAGTTCCTGGTACGTGAGCGCGCACTGGTCGACGGCCCGCGGGCGATCATGCGGATGAACCACGAGAACGGCGGCTTCGACTGCCCCGGCTGCGCGTGGCCCGACGACACCAAGGGCCTGCATCTGGACATCTGCGAGAACGGCATCAAGCACGTCACCTGGGAGATGACCCGCAAGCGGGTCGGCCGCGAGTTCTTCGCCGCCCACTCGGTGACCGAGCTGGCCGGGTGGAGCGACTTCGAGCTGGAGAACCAGGGCCGGCTGACCGAACCGATGGTGTACGACCCCGAGTCGGACCACTACGTACCGGTCAGCTGGAAGGACGCGTTCGAGCTGGTCGGGACCGCCCTGCGCACTCTGGACCACCCGGATCAGGCGGCGTTCTACACCTCCGGGCGCCTCGGTAACGAGGCCACGTTCCTCTACCAGCTGATGGCCCGCGAACTGGGCACGAACAACCTGCCGGACTGTTCCAACATGTGCCACGAGGCGAGCGGCCGCGCCCTGACCGCGTCCCTGGGTACGGGGAAGGGGACCGTCGACCTCAAGGACTGGGAGTCCGCCGACGCGCTGTTCATCCTGGGGGTCAACGCCGCATCCAACGCTCCGCGGATGCTCACCGCCCTGGCCGAGGCCCACCGGCGCGGCGCCAGTATCGTGCACGTCAACCCCCTGGTCGAGGCCGCCGCCACCCGCACCATCGTCCCGCACGACTTCGTGGACATGGCCCTGTTCAAGCCGACCAGGACCAGCACCCTGAACCTCCAGGTGCGCATCGGCGGCGACATGGCGCTCCTGCGCGGCATGGCCAAGGCGATCCTCGAGCAGTCCGCGACCGATCCCAAGGCGCTGGACCAGGAGTTCATCGACCGGCACACCTCCGGTTTCGGGGAGTACCGCACGCGGTGCGAGGCCACCCCGTGGGAGGAGATCGAGACCCAGTCCGGACTGAGCCGCGCCGACATCCTCGAAGCGGCGCGCGTGTACCGCGAGGCCGACCGCTCCATCGTGAGCTGGTGCCTCGGACTCACCCAGCACGAACACGGCGTGGACACGGTCCGGGAGATCGTCAACCTGCTGCTGCTCCGCGGCAATCTGGGGCGCGAGGGCGCGGGCCCCTCCCCCGTGCGCGGACACAGCAACGTGCAGGGCAACCGCACGTGCGGCATCGACCACCGCCCCACCGACGCGTTCCTCGACCGGCTGGCGGAGGCCTGCGACATCGAGCCGCCGCGCCGGCACGGTCTGGACACCGTGCGCACCATTCGGGCGATGCACAGCGGTGACGTGAAGGTGTTCGTCGCCATGGGCGGCAACTTCGCCCTCGCCGCACCCGACACCCCGTACACGTACGAGGCACTGCGCGCCTGCGACCTCACGGTCCAGGTGAGCACCAAACTGAACCGCAGCCACATCGTCCACGGCAGCCGGGCCCTGATCCTCCCCTGTCTCGGCCGGACCGAGAAGGACCATCAGCGCAAGGGGATCCAGAGCACGTCCGTCGAGGACTCGATGAGCATGGTCCACCTGTCGGTCGGGATGAAGCGTCCCGCCTCACCGCACCTGCTGTCCGAACCGGCCGTCGTCGCCGGCATGGCGCGCGCCGCGCTCCCCGACAGCGCGACGCCCTGGCAGTGGTACGTCGAGGACTACGACCGCATCCGGGACACCATGGCGCGGGCCCTCGACGGCTTCGAGGACTTCAACCGCCGGGTACGCCTCCCCCTCGGCTTCCGGATCAAGCAGCCCGCCCGTGAACTGGTCTTCCTCACGCCGTCGGGTCGCGCCGAGTTCTCCGCCGCCGCCCTGCCGGACATCGTTCCCGAGGCCGGCACCCTGGCCCTGGGCACCATGCGGTCCCACGACCAGTGGAACACCACCATCTACTCCGACAACGACCGCTACCGCGGCATCAAGAACCTGCGCACGCTCGTCTTCATGAACCGGGCCGACATGCGCGAACGCGGCATCGCCGATCTCGGTCCGGTCGACATCACGAGCATCGCGAAGGACGGCGGCCGGCGGTCCCTGAACGGCTATACCGCGATCCCGTACGACATCCCGCGCGGCTGCGCGGCCGGTTACATGCCGGAGATGAACGTGCTGTGCGCTCTGGGCGACTACAGCACCCAGAGCGATCAGCCGATCATGAAGCACGTCAAGGTGACCATCGGCCCCGCCGCGTGA
- a CDS encoding DUF1345 domain-containing protein, which yields MSHRLPLSAVPRLAGSAVVGAATGAVVALLTTVPLGLLAGIAAVETLFVVAGWLVLWPMDAATTHRNARREEFRPVVEELVVVGSALCGLVGIVLLLLVDRSDLTHAAAATALCGVFMAWAALHLMYATRYAYLYYRAPRGGIDFNSDDPPRYIDFLYFSYNLGMTYQVSDTNVSSSPLRAIVLRHCLLSYVFGASILATTINLVAGIVTG from the coding sequence ATCAGCCACCGGCTGCCGCTGTCCGCCGTTCCCCGGCTCGCCGGTTCGGCGGTCGTCGGCGCGGCGACCGGCGCGGTCGTCGCCCTGCTGACCACCGTCCCGCTGGGCCTGCTCGCCGGTATCGCCGCCGTGGAGACCCTCTTCGTCGTCGCGGGCTGGCTCGTCCTGTGGCCCATGGACGCCGCCACCACCCATCGGAACGCCCGGCGCGAGGAGTTCCGCCCCGTCGTCGAGGAACTCGTCGTCGTCGGCTCCGCCCTGTGCGGACTGGTCGGCATCGTGCTGCTGCTCCTGGTCGACCGGTCGGACCTCACCCACGCGGCGGCCGCGACGGCGCTGTGCGGTGTCTTCATGGCATGGGCCGCACTCCACCTGATGTACGCCACCCGCTACGCGTACCTCTACTACCGGGCGCCGCGGGGCGGGATCGACTTCAATTCCGACGATCCGCCGCGCTACATCGACTTCCTCTACTTCAGCTACAACCTCGGGATGACCTACCAGGTCTCCGACACCAACGTGTCGAGCTCCCCGCTCCGCGCGATCGTCCTGCGGCACTGTCTGCTGTCGTACGTGTTCGGCGCCAGCATCCTGGCCACCACCATCAACCTCGTCGCCGGGATCGTCACGGGCTGA
- a CDS encoding helix-turn-helix domain-containing protein, translating into MADHARPEPVAAVRRALRLLEAAGAHGDEATAEQLARDAGLPLVTVRELLPGLARDGYVRELDDGTFTLAGTGAGGDGQGLLNRVRPVLTALRNDLSAAVYLTLYVDGEIRIMEIVDSARTPRVDLWVGFEDAGHATALGKSVLRELDPEARADYLSRHSLTGLTPRTITHRQELIQELDTSSTAPLVMDREEYVRGTTCVAVPVYSGDQVGSLGISFRSDRMYRSSHVRQGLLSSAIRVSQGLSLPG; encoded by the coding sequence ATGGCTGACCACGCACGCCCCGAGCCTGTCGCGGCCGTCAGGCGTGCCCTTCGCCTGCTGGAGGCCGCGGGGGCGCACGGGGACGAGGCCACCGCGGAGCAGCTGGCCCGCGATGCGGGGCTGCCGCTGGTCACGGTCCGTGAGCTGCTGCCCGGGCTGGCCCGGGACGGGTACGTGCGGGAGCTGGACGACGGTACGTTCACCCTGGCCGGGACGGGCGCGGGAGGCGACGGCCAGGGACTGCTGAACCGTGTCCGCCCCGTTCTCACCGCCCTGCGGAACGATCTGTCGGCAGCCGTCTACCTGACCCTGTACGTGGACGGCGAGATCCGGATCATGGAGATAGTCGACAGCGCCCGGACCCCTCGCGTGGACCTCTGGGTGGGCTTCGAGGATGCCGGGCACGCCACCGCCCTGGGCAAGAGCGTGCTGCGCGAACTCGACCCGGAGGCACGCGCCGACTACCTGTCCCGGCACTCCCTGACCGGCCTCACGCCCCGGACCATCACACACCGGCAGGAACTCATCCAGGAGCTCGACACCTCGTCGACCGCGCCGCTCGTCATGGACCGTGAGGAGTACGTCCGCGGCACCACCTGCGTCGCGGTGCCCGTGTACAGCGGCGATCAGGTCGGGTCCCTCGGGATCTCCTTCCGGTCGGACCGGATGTACCGCAGCAGCCACGTCCGGCAGGGACTGCTCTCCTCCGCGATCCGGGTGTCCCAGGGACTCTCGCTCCCCGGCTGA
- a CDS encoding transcriptional regulator, whose product MSVDSAGRGAGPALDATIHHPSRLAVAAFLSACVEADFAAVRDHCGLSDSALSKISTALEGAGYLHIRKGHVGRRPRTWLSLTQVGRDALGRHVAALQAIADSARTAGGSVHDSAP is encoded by the coding sequence ATGAGTGTGGACTCCGCCGGCCGGGGAGCGGGGCCCGCGCTCGACGCGACGATCCACCACCCCAGCCGGCTGGCGGTCGCGGCCTTCCTCTCGGCCTGCGTCGAGGCCGACTTCGCGGCAGTCAGAGATCACTGCGGGCTCTCGGATTCGGCGCTGAGCAAGATCTCCACGGCTCTGGAGGGGGCCGGCTACCTCCACATCCGCAAGGGGCACGTCGGCCGGCGTCCCCGTACCTGGCTCTCCCTCACGCAGGTGGGCCGGGATGCGCTGGGCCGTCATGTCGCCGCGCTCCAGGCGATCGCCGACTCGGCCCGTACCGCGGGCGGGTCGGTGCACGACTCCGCTCCCTGA
- a CDS encoding protein kinase, protein MDALRPSDPARIGAYQLLARLGAGGMGRVYLGRSPGGRLVAVKVIRDEISDHPEALARFRREAATVETVRSAYTAQLIEAALDASPYWLATEYVAGPTLRGAVGASGPFPPDSALRLLAALAEGLAAVHAHGVTHRDLKPQNVILSPQGPQLIDFGIARGLEQTILTREGATSGTPGYTAPEVLLRNEVGPAADVFALGATLAYALTGRPPYGAGDAASVNYRTVYEDIDLDGVRPEAAALIRGCVAKDPARRPDPAAVIAGCAVDSPLASDPHYRAVARAADPVPVSPDERTRPVPSGERRRWESGTDVLPATGTGPRTRLGSEGPSGSPASGTTAPSDGPDGRSRPGRAPRNKTWLAVCAVAAAVPLTVWLLPGSGSEDDASATPGTTRSGRPVVSSPAGKGPDGGKKSAGPPDHILNDRVSHDRWTLSGDSEQAAFLSGDCDGAFPDVTPPDGLRSSVSHTTGSDTATVSMRPEGAGEGKRPEPYYVSVGVRPPHETDRATGRPLATVSKGIGFTSKPVDLYAHWTSGGTVKLRYPQDFRAHFGERAVDAIPVGDDRGDWTVVIYHVEGGPSDYTSVVCNGFHA, encoded by the coding sequence GTGGATGCTCTGAGGCCTTCGGACCCCGCGCGAATAGGCGCCTACCAGCTGCTGGCCCGCCTCGGCGCGGGCGGCATGGGAAGGGTGTATCTCGGCCGGTCACCCGGCGGGCGGCTGGTGGCGGTGAAGGTCATCCGCGACGAGATCAGTGACCATCCCGAAGCGCTGGCCCGGTTCAGGCGGGAGGCCGCGACCGTCGAGACGGTACGCAGCGCCTACACGGCCCAGTTGATCGAGGCCGCGCTCGACGCGTCCCCGTACTGGCTGGCCACCGAGTACGTCGCCGGGCCCACCCTGCGGGGCGCCGTGGGCGCGAGCGGCCCGTTCCCGCCGGACAGTGCGCTGCGGCTGCTCGCGGCGCTCGCCGAGGGGCTGGCCGCCGTGCATGCCCACGGCGTCACGCACCGGGACCTGAAGCCGCAGAACGTCATCCTCTCGCCGCAGGGGCCGCAGCTCATCGACTTCGGGATCGCGCGGGGGCTGGAGCAGACGATCCTCACCCGGGAGGGGGCGACGTCGGGGACGCCCGGATACACGGCGCCCGAGGTGCTGCTGCGCAACGAGGTGGGCCCGGCGGCGGACGTCTTCGCCCTGGGCGCGACCCTCGCGTACGCGTTGACGGGGCGGCCCCCGTACGGAGCCGGTGATGCGGCGTCCGTGAACTACCGGACCGTCTACGAGGACATCGACCTGGACGGCGTACGGCCGGAGGCCGCCGCACTGATCCGCGGGTGTGTCGCCAAGGACCCGGCGCGGCGGCCGGACCCGGCCGCCGTCATCGCCGGATGCGCGGTGGACTCACCGCTGGCCTCGGACCCGCACTACCGTGCCGTGGCCCGGGCCGCCGATCCCGTGCCCGTGTCACCGGACGAGCGGACGCGGCCCGTCCCCTCCGGCGAGCGGCGCCGATGGGAATCCGGAACGGACGTCCTGCCGGCCACCGGGACCGGGCCCCGCACGAGGCTGGGGAGCGAGGGGCCGTCCGGCTCGCCGGCGTCCGGCACCACGGCACCCTCCGACGGCCCGGACGGGCGGAGCCGTCCCGGCCGGGCCCCGCGGAACAAGACCTGGCTCGCCGTGTGCGCGGTGGCCGCCGCCGTCCCGCTGACGGTCTGGCTGCTCCCCGGATCGGGCAGTGAGGACGACGCGTCGGCCACGCCCGGGACCACCCGGTCCGGACGGCCTGTGGTGTCGAGTCCGGCCGGCAAGGGCCCGGACGGCGGGAAGAAGTCCGCCGGGCCGCCGGACCACATCCTCAACGACCGTGTCTCGCACGACCGCTGGACCCTGTCGGGGGACTCCGAGCAGGCCGCTTTTCTCAGCGGCGACTGCGACGGCGCCTTTCCCGACGTCACGCCGCCCGACGGCCTGAGGTCCTCCGTTTCCCACACCACCGGCTCGGACACCGCGACGGTGTCGATGCGGCCCGAGGGTGCGGGGGAGGGGAAGAGGCCGGAGCCGTACTACGTATCCGTCGGCGTCCGGCCCCCGCACGAGACCGACCGCGCCACCGGCCGGCCGCTCGCCACCGTCAGCAAGGGCATCGGCTTCACCAGCAAGCCGGTCGACCTCTACGCGCACTGGACCTCCGGCGGCACGGTCAAGCTCCGCTACCCCCAGGACTTCCGGGCCCACTTCGGTGAACGGGCCGTCGACGCGATCCCGGTGGGGGACGACCGCGGCGACTGGACCGTCGTGATCTACCACGTCGAGGGCGGGCCGTCGGACTACACGTCCGTCGTCTGCAACGGCTTCCACGCCTGA